In a genomic window of Pseudomonadota bacterium:
- a CDS encoding TraR/DksA C4-type zinc finger protein, with amino-acid sequence MTTDNLDLAKCLEEAKAFHGDLCAGVTLGTRMAILGLKAIGIDDPKGKDSKYLIVFVETDRCATDAILATTGCHPGKRTMKILDYGKMAATFINLKTDKAVRVNVKNKDGDRVQTREEIEQNPYTVEYAMMPADELFNIMEVSVNLKPEDMPGRPLTIVTCSCCGERIMDMREVVEDGNILCKPCASNSSYYSPLLSYSN; translated from the coding sequence ATGACTACAGACAATCTGGATTTAGCAAAATGCCTCGAGGAAGCAAAGGCTTTCCACGGAGATCTCTGTGCCGGGGTTACTCTTGGTACGAGAATGGCCATTCTTGGACTTAAAGCTATCGGCATTGACGATCCTAAGGGTAAAGACAGTAAGTACCTCATCGTTTTTGTTGAAACGGACAGATGCGCGACCGATGCCATTCTGGCAACAACCGGGTGCCATCCGGGTAAACGTACCATGAAAATACTTGACTACGGAAAGATGGCCGCTACCTTTATAAATCTGAAAACGGATAAAGCCGTGAGGGTTAACGTAAAGAATAAAGACGGCGACAGAGTTCAGACCCGCGAAGAGATAGAACAAAATCCCTATACGGTAGAATATGCAATGATGCCCGCCGACGAACTCTTTAACATTATGGAAGTTTCAGTAAATCTGAAACCTGAAGATATGCCGGGCAGGCCTCTTACCATAGTTACTTGTTCCTGTTGCGGAGAACGAATCATGGATATGAGGGAAGTTGTTGAGGATGGCAATATTCTTTGTAAGCCATGTGCAAGCAATAGCAGTTACTATTCACCACTGCTCTCTTACTCAAATTGA
- a CDS encoding methyltransferase domain-containing protein, with product MIDIKTIDWNEVWKGKKSVRSSPARNSASWDKRAPSFAENSSKTEYAEAFVKIVNPKKSWTVFDMGCGSGTLAIPFAKLVSKVTAIDFSGSMLKIVRAQCDKLNISNVSTIKASWESNWNEAGIGIHDVAIASRSLVVDDLVSAVIKLNGVARKRVYISTIVDDGPYDRRVFAAIDRKLNTGPDYIYNYNLLYQMGIRANIDFITEKTKSYKTSKQLVESVKWMLGNLRLEEEIKLNKHLDKHIVCKAGWWSLDYGKDIKWALIWWNKD from the coding sequence ATGATAGATATTAAAACGATAGACTGGAATGAAGTATGGAAGGGGAAAAAATCAGTTCGCTCGTCTCCTGCCCGCAACTCCGCCTCATGGGATAAGCGGGCGCCTTCTTTTGCCGAAAATTCGTCAAAAACAGAATATGCAGAAGCATTCGTAAAAATCGTAAATCCGAAAAAGAGCTGGACCGTTTTTGATATGGGTTGCGGATCAGGAACCCTTGCCATACCTTTTGCAAAACTTGTCAGCAAAGTTACAGCCATCGATTTCTCAGGTTCGATGCTCAAAATTGTTCGGGCACAATGTGATAAACTAAATATCTCAAATGTCAGTACCATTAAAGCAAGCTGGGAATCTAACTGGAATGAAGCCGGAATAGGAATTCATGATGTTGCGATTGCATCCCGTTCACTTGTCGTAGACGATCTTGTTTCAGCAGTAATTAAACTGAACGGTGTAGCAAGAAAGCGTGTCTATATATCTACCATTGTAGATGACGGGCCATATGACCGGCGTGTATTTGCAGCAATCGATAGAAAACTGAATACAGGCCCTGACTACATATACAACTATAATCTCTTATATCAGATGGGAATCAGAGCCAATATAGATTTTATAACCGAAAAAACAAAAAGCTACAAAACAAGCAAGCAGCTGGTGGAATCCGTGAAATGGATGCTTGGCAATTTGCGTCTTGAAGAAGAAATAAAACTCAACAAGCACCTGGACAAACACATTGTATGCAAAGCCGGCTGGTGGAGTCTGGATTACGGAAAAGATATAAAATGGGCGCTCATCTGGTGGAACAAGGATTAA
- a CDS encoding TonB-dependent receptor plug domain-containing protein, whose protein sequence is MADESENGQVSKNQSEPITAVGGSVHQRESIEPESIEAANQSENIQKKTHRLDSITVVADMPRKDLDPDSITNPYRVETSARFGTEVFTEKEIQNLKPSDVYDLLDKATGINLTYQGRKSPFFISLRGGGSFTYIIDGAVLPSSVNRILYKFPVAAIEQMQIVRGSTSLTLGPSIGIGASNSGSGLNTGFIIIRTKQPGKTQAILSGSIEKAKGGHPIETQESVYVGSLYDESSQIEGYLGGMLSKTDRPSQDSWFDGREGSGGMLNTGIKAGKFNLNMMVYRDSGYFEMQRGVAADGTLSDVKWYYDPLETTIYSGDMGIRWDNNNTTLLNLFKVQYDQTERNESFSSSAVTIKEYEEETSGIGLRHNSCFYNTLLQLGGQMSNSKGYGPNLSKGYNKYDTTVIGWSASVEQKLLNDNLVFNLGYRRDVKHIDNSSAARNESQATNEANNDVDMAPANIYALGAHWQLTDIYALDTRYYYGDQGTSGDFDVRTENGEELHGEKQKRIEIGLAADFTSWLRATLTWFDIDIKNAKSATNSTYELDSGTYYYYSEADELRRGFEIMVQGKIMKNTIYKLSWTRILDNESTSGGVTTDENGVSNPENLYSLMLNHCWNSYKFNLSVKKVDEWSTSSSPMGTASYGGLGGYTRVDANIKRDFKISDRLVTITLYGRNLGDKHYSTRYVTGYYPDRGRTIGTQLTLAF, encoded by the coding sequence ATGGCCGATGAATCCGAAAACGGTCAAGTATCAAAAAACCAATCTGAACCGATTACTGCTGTTGGTGGATCTGTTCATCAGCGTGAGAGTATTGAGCCAGAAAGCATTGAAGCAGCCAATCAATCTGAGAACATACAAAAAAAAACACACCGATTAGACTCTATAACCGTTGTTGCCGATATGCCAAGGAAGGATCTTGATCCCGATAGCATTACAAATCCCTACCGTGTTGAGACAAGTGCCCGGTTCGGGACTGAAGTGTTTACCGAAAAAGAAATCCAAAATCTGAAACCCAGTGATGTTTATGATCTGCTTGATAAAGCAACCGGCATAAACCTTACCTATCAAGGACGTAAAAGCCCTTTTTTTATTTCTCTGCGAGGCGGTGGCAGCTTTACCTATATTATTGACGGAGCAGTATTACCATCGTCAGTTAACAGAATTCTTTATAAATTTCCTGTGGCGGCAATTGAGCAGATGCAGATTGTACGAGGTTCAACCTCACTGACTTTGGGACCATCGATAGGTATCGGTGCTTCCAACTCAGGGTCCGGATTAAATACGGGTTTTATAATCATTCGCACCAAACAGCCCGGAAAAACGCAGGCAATTCTGAGCGGTTCTATTGAAAAAGCCAAAGGAGGGCATCCTATAGAAACTCAGGAGAGTGTTTACGTTGGAAGTCTGTATGATGAGTCATCACAAATCGAAGGTTATCTTGGCGGAATGCTGTCAAAAACAGATCGTCCAAGTCAGGATAGCTGGTTTGATGGACGAGAAGGGTCCGGCGGTATGCTTAATACCGGAATCAAGGCCGGTAAATTCAACCTTAATATGATGGTATATCGTGATTCGGGATATTTTGAAATGCAGCGGGGTGTGGCAGCAGACGGTACCCTATCGGATGTCAAATGGTATTACGACCCTCTGGAAACAACCATTTATTCAGGAGATATGGGCATCCGGTGGGATAATAACAATACAACTCTTCTGAACCTGTTTAAAGTTCAATATGACCAAACTGAACGCAATGAGAGTTTTTCTTCTTCAGCAGTAACAATAAAAGAATATGAGGAAGAAACCTCAGGCATCGGCCTTCGCCATAATTCCTGCTTTTATAACACCCTGCTTCAATTAGGTGGGCAAATGTCAAACAGTAAAGGATATGGTCCTAACCTCAGTAAAGGCTATAACAAGTACGATACTACCGTTATAGGTTGGTCGGCATCCGTGGAACAGAAATTGCTAAATGACAATCTGGTATTTAATTTGGGTTATCGTCGTGATGTCAAGCATATAGATAACTCAAGTGCTGCAAGAAATGAAAGCCAGGCCACTAACGAGGCTAACAATGATGTTGATATGGCTCCTGCTAATATTTATGCCTTGGGCGCTCATTGGCAGTTAACAGATATCTATGCGCTTGATACTCGCTACTATTACGGCGATCAGGGAACTTCGGGTGATTTTGATGTACGGACAGAAAACGGAGAAGAGTTGCATGGAGAAAAGCAAAAACGGATTGAAATCGGTTTGGCGGCTGATTTTACATCCTGGCTAAGAGCAACGCTGACTTGGTTTGATATCGATATAAAAAACGCAAAATCGGCCACTAATTCCACTTATGAACTCGATAGTGGAACTTATTACTACTATTCCGAGGCGGACGAACTCAGGAGAGGATTTGAAATAATGGTTCAAGGAAAAATTATGAAAAATACCATTTATAAACTGAGCTGGACACGAATACTGGATAATGAAAGCACATCCGGTGGTGTGACCACAGATGAAAATGGCGTATCGAATCCTGAAAATCTTTATTCTCTCATGCTTAACCATTGCTGGAATTCTTATAAGTTCAACTTATCCGTTAAAAAGGTCGACGAATGGTCAACCTCCAGCAGTCCTATGGGAACAGCTTCATACGGAGGCCTGGGAGGATATACTCGTGTTGATGCAAACATCAAACGCGATTTCAAAATCAGCGATAGGTTGGTGACTATTACTCTGTACGGACGCAATCTGGGAGATAAACATTATTCAACACGTTATGTGACAGGCTATTACCCGGATCGTGGACGTACCATCGGGACACAACTTACTTTGGCATTTTAG
- a CDS encoding iron ABC transporter permease produces MKRSLLFPVLTLILVMTAVFSMALGKYPLALTDITGFFLFKIFGIGSIDAEQCSLLKNLLLDIRLPRILAAVLIGASLSVSGTSFQAMFVNPLVSPSLLGVLAGASFGAALGMVFSKSWFAVQSLTFLFGFIAVLISVGIAKMHRGNTVLLLVLGGVISGAFFTSLLSIVKYIADPYNQLPAIVQWLMGGLSLVDRKILLAAGIPQVVAIILVTFLSGYLNALSMGDEEARALGIPVERIRMLLIFFATLMSALTVVLAGMIGWVGLIIPHITRMLVGPDNKVLVPASAFVGAIYLIIVDDVSRMLFNVEIPIGISTSLIGIPFFAVILKKARRGWN; encoded by the coding sequence ATGAAGCGCTCCCTGCTTTTTCCTGTGCTGACGCTCATTCTTGTTATGACGGCTGTTTTTTCAATGGCTCTCGGCAAATATCCGCTTGCATTAACTGATATTACAGGATTTTTTCTTTTCAAGATATTCGGTATCGGCAGCATAGACGCCGAACAATGCAGCTTGCTGAAAAATCTTCTACTCGATATACGTTTGCCCCGCATTCTGGCAGCAGTACTTATCGGCGCGTCCCTTTCGGTATCTGGCACATCCTTTCAGGCCATGTTTGTAAATCCCCTCGTCTCCCCTTCCCTTCTCGGCGTGCTCGCTGGGGCATCATTCGGAGCTGCGCTTGGCATGGTTTTCTCCAAAAGTTGGTTTGCAGTACAGTCTCTAACCTTTCTTTTCGGTTTCATTGCCGTTCTCATATCTGTGGGCATTGCTAAAATGCATAGAGGAAATACCGTTTTGCTTCTTGTATTGGGAGGTGTTATCAGCGGTGCATTTTTTACTTCACTTTTATCGATTGTCAAATACATAGCTGACCCGTACAATCAGCTGCCTGCGATTGTTCAATGGCTCATGGGAGGATTGTCTCTTGTGGACAGAAAGATACTGCTTGCAGCAGGAATTCCCCAGGTTGTCGCCATCATTCTTGTTACCTTTCTTTCAGGGTATCTTAATGCGCTTAGCATGGGTGATGAAGAAGCACGGGCTCTCGGCATTCCGGTTGAACGGATACGAATGCTGCTTATATTTTTTGCAACGCTGATGAGCGCTCTTACGGTGGTTCTGGCCGGAATGATAGGCTGGGTCGGTCTTATAATTCCGCATATTACGCGCATGCTCGTTGGCCCGGATAACAAGGTGCTTGTTCCGGCAAGTGCTTTTGTCGGAGCTATCTATCTTATCATTGTAGATGATGTTTCTCGGATGCTCTTTAATGTGGAAATTCCGATAGGCATCAGCACATCACTTATAGGTATACCTTTTTTTGCCGTAATCCTGAAAAAAGCGAGACGTGGATGGAATTGA
- a CDS encoding ABC transporter ATP-binding protein, with protein MELNSHIAVKGVFFGYNGKPVLEDINFHIRAGEIVTLLGPNGCGKSTLIKIILGLLHPARGSVFINGTDITRLSSKTIARKIAYVPQTHRSSFPYSVTDIVLMGRIPHKTFFYRYSNEDIKIAKDAMERLSISHLAMRPYTELSGGERQLAIIARAIAQGAKTIIMDEPASGLDYGNQLRLLEQIINLSGSGYTFVKSTHSPEHALWVADRAIMIKSGGIVADGKCNDIVNSENLFHLYNAKIDVMRVNGSLRFCAPRSICRRYRQEEKI; from the coding sequence ATGGAATTGAATTCACATATAGCCGTCAAAGGTGTTTTTTTCGGATACAACGGAAAACCGGTTCTTGAAGATATCAACTTTCATATCAGAGCCGGAGAGATTGTAACATTGCTGGGGCCTAACGGGTGCGGAAAAAGTACTCTGATCAAGATCATCCTTGGTTTATTGCACCCTGCACGGGGCAGTGTATTTATTAACGGAACAGATATTACCCGTCTCAGCTCAAAAACAATCGCCAGAAAAATCGCTTATGTTCCGCAAACCCACAGAAGTTCTTTTCCATACTCAGTTACTGATATTGTTCTTATGGGAAGGATACCTCATAAAACTTTTTTTTACCGTTATTCAAATGAGGATATTAAAATCGCCAAGGACGCTATGGAAAGACTTTCAATATCGCATCTTGCCATGCGCCCATATACCGAACTTTCAGGGGGAGAGAGGCAGCTTGCAATCATTGCCCGCGCTATTGCCCAGGGAGCGAAAACTATAATAATGGATGAGCCTGCAAGCGGTCTTGATTATGGAAACCAGTTGCGTCTCCTGGAGCAGATCATCAATCTCTCCGGTTCCGGTTATACTTTTGTTAAATCGACTCATTCACCGGAACACGCTCTATGGGTGGCCGACAGGGCTATCATGATAAAAAGCGGCGGTATTGTCGCCGATGGAAAATGCAACGATATCGTCAACAGCGAAAACCTCTTTCATCTTTACAACGCAAAAATAGATGTGATGAGAGTTAACGGTTCTCTCAGGTTCTGTGCCCCCCGTTCGATATGCAGGCGCTACCGGCAAGAAGAGAAAATATGA
- a CDS encoding ABC transporter substrate-binding protein, with protein sequence MIRKKLKYDDTKLRILIMVLTWLLLDLSCVASANAQQITDMFGRIFLIPDRPQKVYSTSPPVTNLLYAIDPEMLTGINFPVQKIQKKYLNKIMQELPVLGGWFGQANTPNIEMILKTKPDIIVIFKHNAAMSSIVDDTMRTIPIPVIYVTLNSLSDYPEAMLYLGKVLGRETRAKKLAAYARSTLAEISILSRSIPQKQRVSVYYAEGIDGLSTECDSSLHAELINLVGGRNVHRCLMRSLYGMEKVSMEQVMLYNPEVILAIEPAFYRSVFSDPRWKSIKAIKDKRVYLIPREPFNWFDRPPSFMRFLGAKWLANLLYPDHYKPDMIKESQQFFRLFLGVDVSKNDMNQIIYP encoded by the coding sequence ATGATACGCAAAAAGCTCAAATACGATGATACAAAGCTTAGAATCCTGATTATGGTTTTAACATGGCTGCTTCTTGATTTGAGCTGTGTTGCTTCCGCAAATGCTCAACAAATTACGGATATGTTTGGAAGAATATTTTTAATTCCCGACCGCCCGCAAAAGGTTTACAGCACTTCACCGCCGGTAACCAACCTATTGTATGCCATTGATCCTGAAATGTTGACAGGTATCAATTTTCCGGTACAGAAGATACAGAAAAAGTATCTGAACAAAATCATGCAGGAACTGCCTGTCCTTGGCGGATGGTTCGGTCAGGCAAACACACCAAACATCGAAATGATTCTTAAAACAAAACCGGATATTATTGTGATATTCAAACATAATGCCGCAATGAGCAGCATCGTTGATGATACCATGAGGACAATACCTATACCGGTGATTTATGTCACACTTAACAGCCTTTCCGACTATCCGGAGGCTATGCTTTATCTTGGCAAAGTCCTTGGTCGCGAAACACGCGCAAAGAAACTGGCAGCTTACGCACGTTCAACACTAGCGGAGATATCGATCCTATCCCGGTCCATACCACAGAAGCAAAGAGTTTCCGTTTACTATGCAGAAGGTATTGATGGGCTTAGTACCGAATGCGACTCGTCATTGCACGCCGAACTTATCAATCTTGTCGGCGGGAGAAACGTCCATCGCTGTTTAATGCGAAGCCTCTATGGAATGGAAAAAGTCAGTATGGAACAGGTAATGCTTTACAATCCTGAAGTCATACTTGCAATTGAACCTGCCTTTTACCGGAGCGTCTTTTCTGATCCACGATGGAAAAGCATTAAGGCGATAAAAGATAAAAGAGTCTATCTAATTCCTCGTGAGCCGTTTAACTGGTTTGACCGGCCGCCTTCTTTCATGCGGTTTTTAGGAGCCAAATGGCTTGCGAATCTTCTTTATCCGGATCATTACAAGCCGGATATGATAAAGGAAAGTCAACAGTTTTTCAGGCTGTTTCTTGGCGTGGATGTATCAAAAAATGATATGAATCAGATAATTTATCCGTAA
- a CDS encoding ABC transporter substrate-binding protein gives MRKKIIVFLSVLISLVFYATVYAQDYKIITDMCDNRVEVPVSPRRIACMHCVSPEKIMTLGKGSSISLMAEQSLWAYKLFPEIKNAQNNKSVSPEQMLAMNIDLVLYTPGMTKGDQYSAAGLKTVCAFSAETRPMNIDEYMENFKRQVSLFGDLLGPDAKAKADRYNKYFDEKVKLILAVTSKTDKKHRPAVYYGGLRNDMLKSQGMGSVMHWNTEVSGGNYLPQALTDNHANATMQQILSWNPDIILLSGYVDSPDIVKNDPDWANMKAVKNGRVYRIPRGVYTWDHASNEGVLLMIYMAKIFHPDLFKDWNMIKEMKTFYSEIYDKTITDQDAERILNCLPPL, from the coding sequence ATGAGAAAGAAAATTATTGTATTTCTATCGGTTTTAATATCACTGGTATTTTATGCCACGGTTTATGCACAAGATTATAAGATAATAACCGATATGTGCGACAACAGGGTTGAAGTGCCTGTAAGCCCAAGAAGAATCGCATGCATGCATTGTGTTTCTCCGGAAAAGATTATGACACTCGGTAAGGGAAGTTCTATAAGCCTGATGGCGGAACAATCTTTATGGGCTTACAAACTTTTTCCGGAAATAAAGAACGCTCAAAACAATAAGAGCGTTAGTCCGGAACAAATGTTGGCTATGAACATTGATCTTGTACTCTATACGCCGGGGATGACCAAAGGAGACCAGTATAGTGCAGCAGGTTTAAAGACGGTATGTGCATTTTCCGCCGAAACAAGGCCCATGAACATTGATGAATATATGGAAAATTTTAAAAGGCAGGTAAGCTTGTTCGGCGATCTTCTGGGACCGGATGCGAAAGCAAAAGCAGATAGATATAATAAATATTTTGATGAAAAAGTTAAACTGATTCTTGCAGTAACATCAAAAACAGACAAGAAACACCGGCCTGCGGTTTATTACGGCGGTCTGCGCAATGACATGTTAAAAAGCCAGGGAATGGGCAGTGTAATGCACTGGAATACTGAAGTTTCCGGTGGTAATTATTTGCCGCAGGCATTAACTGACAACCATGCAAATGCTACCATGCAGCAGATATTGTCGTGGAATCCTGATATTATTCTTCTAAGCGGCTATGTTGATTCTCCGGATATAGTAAAGAATGATCCGGACTGGGCAAACATGAAAGCCGTTAAGAACGGAAGAGTTTATCGCATTCCCAGAGGAGTTTATACATGGGATCACGCAAGCAACGAAGGTGTACTTCTCATGATTTACATGGCAAAAATATTTCATCCTGATTTATTCAAAGATTGGAATATGATAAAAGAAATGAAAACATTTTACTCCGAAATATACGATAAAACAATAACTGATCAGGATGCTGAAAGGATATTGAATTGTCTTCCGCCATTGTAA
- a CDS encoding DUF364 domain-containing protein, which translates to MHKTIQEKIIDYLKPVSQGLIVADARIGLGYTSVRLDNGNIGIAWTARSNSGGCTHEAKAGTLAGRTAVELLEMLANSHNPLSRTLGLATANALAAGLPHPETTSVDILELANIQASDHVVMVGFFGPLVPVIRRTGCRLDILELDSNRIDTISPEKGRAALAACSVAIITATSIITGTIDELLSGLGNPRAAIILGPSSFMHPKIFADTPVTHIAGARIRNTAAVEKIVSEGGGTMILKQHMDFETICLKH; encoded by the coding sequence ATGCATAAAACAATTCAAGAAAAGATAATTGATTACCTGAAACCCGTTTCACAAGGTCTTATTGTTGCCGATGCACGTATTGGGCTGGGATATACAAGTGTAAGGCTTGATAATGGAAATATTGGGATTGCTTGGACAGCCAGAAGCAATTCAGGAGGTTGTACTCACGAGGCAAAGGCTGGAACTCTTGCCGGAAGAACAGCCGTAGAACTTCTTGAGATGCTTGCAAACTCGCATAATCCTCTTTCCAGAACACTTGGCCTTGCAACGGCCAACGCCCTTGCAGCAGGACTCCCGCATCCTGAAACCACTTCGGTTGACATTCTGGAACTTGCCAATATCCAGGCATCTGACCATGTGGTCATGGTGGGGTTTTTCGGCCCCCTTGTGCCTGTAATTCGCCGGACCGGTTGCCGCCTTGATATTTTAGAACTGGATAGCAACAGGATTGATACAATATCTCCTGAGAAAGGTCGAGCCGCACTTGCCGCATGCAGTGTTGCCATAATAACGGCCACATCCATAATTACAGGCACTATAGATGAGCTCCTGTCAGGTCTCGGAAATCCGCGTGCCGCAATAATTCTGGGACCTTCATCGTTCATGCACCCGAAGATTTTCGCTGATACACCGGTAACCCACATTGCAGGGGCCAGAATCCGTAACACTGCCGCTGTAGAAAAGATTGTATCGGAAGGCGGCGGTACCATGATCTTAAAGCAGCATATGGACTTTGAGACCATCTGTCTTAAACATTAA
- a CDS encoding DUF1573 domain-containing protein: protein MKLKSLLVLFFILFFTMFVLAKAEEIQAVTNASLAPSAVLEDNGFRFDRVLESAVVTHDFIIKNTGNAPLSINKVKTSCGCTTVDYTRQILPGAEGKISIRVNTAGYAGRNFKKSIIVYTDDPKHQIINLFIKGEVEAFALIAPKIVFLSGNSDRTIQSRITITPLEKYPFNIVESYAVNLDKKIVFALNKKEDKYFLTVKNIEEKTGKYQGSIYLKTDNKLRDEIVINVIGIIR, encoded by the coding sequence ATGAAATTAAAATCATTATTAGTTTTATTTTTCATCCTGTTTTTTACTATGTTCGTTTTAGCAAAAGCCGAAGAAATACAAGCTGTTACCAATGCTTCTTTAGCGCCTTCTGCCGTTTTGGAAGATAATGGTTTCAGATTTGATCGTGTGCTTGAAAGCGCTGTGGTTACACATGATTTTATTATAAAAAACACGGGCAATGCTCCTTTATCTATAAACAAAGTAAAAACAAGCTGCGGATGTACGACTGTGGATTATACCAGGCAGATACTTCCGGGCGCCGAAGGGAAGATCTCAATAAGAGTTAATACAGCAGGGTATGCGGGCAGAAATTTCAAAAAAAGTATAATAGTATATACAGATGATCCGAAACACCAAATAATAAATCTGTTTATTAAAGGAGAAGTTGAAGCATTTGCCCTTATTGCACCGAAGATTGTATTTTTAAGTGGTAATTCAGACAGAACGATTCAATCCCGGATTACTATTACACCCTTGGAAAAATACCCGTTTAATATCGTAGAATCTTATGCGGTCAATCTTGATAAAAAAATTGTATTTGCACTGAACAAAAAGGAAGACAAATATTTTTTAACAGTAAAGAACATTGAAGAAAAGACTGGAAAATACCAGGGTAGTATTTATCTTAAGACCGATAATAAGTTGAGAGATGAAATTGTTATTAATGTAATAGGTATAATAAGATAA
- a CDS encoding IscA/HesB family protein: MLIITEAAKKELKAFFKDKGMEIQPVRIFLNQSGCCGPRMAMGLDEKKDSDKLFKVDGIQYVIDRELLKKAQPINVDYGLTGFIVSSNLKFDSGCSSCDSGGGSCC; encoded by the coding sequence ATGTTAATTATTACAGAAGCAGCTAAAAAGGAACTAAAAGCTTTTTTCAAAGATAAAGGAATGGAAATACAACCTGTCAGGATATTTCTTAACCAGAGCGGATGTTGCGGCCCGCGGATGGCAATGGGGCTTGACGAAAAAAAAGATAGTGATAAACTTTTTAAAGTTGACGGAATCCAGTACGTAATTGATAGAGAACTACTGAAAAAGGCTCAGCCTATCAATGTGGATTATGGATTAACCGGGTTTATTGTTTCATCCAATCTTAAATTTGATAGCGGATGCTCAAGTTGCGATTCCGGGGGCGGTTCGTGCTGCTAA
- a CDS encoding 4Fe-4S binding protein: MKRSEKKNLKILPLRRISQISIILLIIAVPLYSQNPYNGSPSLIVKGQLPPPAISKVSGDTWSFSIGNFSIIHPTAFFDFVFSAKSVSSSMLIAVLIPLLITLLFGRVFCSWLCPIGFILELTTKINAFLKKKGLTREIRIKNFRFVILATSLITAFLFGFPVISIFDPSHLLGREFSMIFTHQEVSVAGLIFLLAILVFEILFVSRAWCRYFCPSGACLSLIGVNRIYKIRTDQKECVSCNLCRSVCPYNLEPDKIVNYTTLQSAVCDNCGLCRDSCPKGAISYNLCFDK; encoded by the coding sequence ATGAAGAGAAGTGAGAAGAAAAATCTTAAAATACTTCCATTAAGACGTATATCTCAGATAAGTATAATTCTCCTTATCATTGCCGTGCCCTTATACTCACAAAATCCGTATAACGGGTCACCCTCATTAATTGTAAAGGGTCAATTGCCGCCCCCTGCCATTTCGAAAGTATCCGGTGATACATGGAGTTTTTCAATAGGAAATTTTAGCATTATTCATCCTACAGCTTTTTTTGATTTTGTGTTTTCAGCAAAATCCGTTTCTTCTTCCATGCTCATCGCTGTTTTAATTCCTTTATTAATTACATTACTTTTTGGCAGGGTGTTTTGTTCATGGCTTTGCCCGATCGGTTTTATACTGGAACTTACAACAAAAATTAATGCGTTTTTGAAAAAAAAAGGTCTTACAAGAGAGATACGCATAAAAAACTTTCGTTTTGTAATTCTTGCTACATCTTTGATTACAGCTTTTTTGTTTGGATTTCCCGTAATATCAATCTTTGATCCTTCCCATCTTCTTGGCAGGGAATTTTCCATGATATTTACCCATCAGGAAGTAAGTGTTGCCGGTCTTATATTTTTGCTTGCTATACTTGTATTTGAAATTTTATTTGTATCCCGCGCCTGGTGCAGGTATTTTTGTCCGTCCGGGGCATGTCTGTCTCTAATTGGAGTTAATCGAATTTATAAAATCAGAACAGATCAAAAAGAATGTGTAAGTTGCAACCTATGCAGATCGGTGTGTCCTTATAATCTGGAGCCGGACAAGATAGTAAACTACACAACTTTGCAGAGTGCAGTTTGTGATAACTGCGGTTTGTGCAGGGATTCATGCCCGAAAGGAGCAATATCTTATAACCTTTGTTTTGATAAATAG